GCCGTAAAGAAAGGGGACGTAATTGCCACGCTCTACGCCTCTGACAAAAAACGCTTGGAAGACGGCGCAGCTCTTTTTACGCAAGCCGTAAAAATAGGCAAGAAAAAACCCGCCCCTTACAAAATTGTAAAAGAAGTTATTAAATAAAAAATCCCCCGCTTAGGCGGGGGATTTTTACAGATAACCAAAAGCCGGCAATCAGTCCGTTGCTTCGGGCGTTTCGGGCGCTTCTGTCGTTTCGGGCGTTTGCTCAGAAGCAGCTTGCTCCTGCGCGGCCGTTTCTGGTTCGGCCGCCGTAACCGCAGTCGTTTGCTGCGGCGCGGGTTTCTTTTTAAACAGCCCAAACAATCCGCCGATTCCTTTTTTTACCGATCGGCTTGCAAAATTGTTGTTGATTCCCTGCGTGAGGAGTGACGAAACCGAGCCTATTAAACTCATACTTCCCTTCGGTTCCGACACCGTCCCCCCTACTTTCACCGTCAGCGGCATGATGCCGTCCTCCTCGTGTTTGCCGGGGGCGGCCTGCACCGTCATATCCAGTTCGCCGGTGTTGAAATCGGTTTTCCCGTCCAGCGTAAACGAAACCATATCCGACACGAACGTCCCGCCGTGCACGTCCGCCACGCCCTGCGTGAACTGTACGGAAGTGGCAAATTTATCATACGCCAGCCGCCCGTCTATTTTTCGGTCGGTATACGGCACCATAATTTGCATGGGCTGCCCGTCCGGGCCGGTAACGGTTTTCACCACCAAATCGGCTTCTCCTTCCTCTTCCGGTTCCCCGGCGCCCATCACGTTTAACAACCCGCTGCCTAGTCCGTCCAGCACCGCAAACACGTTCATGGAGTTAAACACTTTGCCCACAATGTTGATGGACAGGAACAGCACTTTCGTAACGGCGTTGGCATTGGTCAGGCGGTAGAGGTCTTTAATTTCGCCGCTGCCCATGGAAAGCGTTAAATCGCCGTGGGTTTGTTTTAAATCCGGCGTAACACCGGTCAGATCGGAACGGAACACTAGGTCGGTGCCGTACACGTACGGAGCGTCCAGCGAGGCTACCTGAATATCCGCGCGGATATTCACCGGCGGCAGCGGCCAGGCCTCTTCGGGGGCCGCCACCAATTGCGTATCCGCCACAAAGCCGTCCGGCGTTTGGGGCGGCTCAACAGCCGCCGCCATGGGCGGAAGCGCCACCCGGCCCGCCCGCAGTTGCAAGTCGGCGTCTATTTGCTGGGGCTGTTGGGTTACGTCCAATTTGCCTTCAAATTTTTCTCCGTTTAATTTCCCGTTAAACGTGCCTTTTGCGCTTCCTTGGGTAAACGCCGCATTTTCTTGGGCGGAAAACGCCAACGTAACCCCCGTAAATTTGCCCATGTGTTCAATTTGAACGGATCCGTCCTCCAGCGCAAGCTGCGCTTGGGCGCCTTCTTTATTCCAAGAGCCCGTCCCCTTTAAAAGGCCGGACGGGCGATACTGCTTTTCCCAAGGGGGAAATAATGCCGCCGCCTGCGCCGCGTCTATTTCAAAAGAAGAATCCACCTCGTACGCGGGTTTGTCGCCATAGCGGACATTCCCCGCAAACTGGGCCTGCACTCCGGGCATCGAAAAATCAAAATCCGTTACCGCCAGCTGTTGCTCGGCAGGAGTCAGCCGAAACCGGGTGTTTACTTCAGCCTGCGAAATGGCAAACGGCGGCACCTGGGGCAGCAGATCGGCCAACGCCTGCGCCGATAAATTTTGAAGCTGCACTTTAGCCGCCACGGCAGGCTGCACGAGCGAATCCGCCTGCAATTGCAGCTGCAATTGGGCGTCTTGGTATTGGGCGGAAAAATCCGTAATGTTAACCGACGCATTTGCCAAATTTAAATCTTTTAAAAGGACTTCCGCTTTTAATTCCGCGGGGAGGGTAAACACTTGGCCGTCTTTTTCATACAAAAGCGTGGAGCGAAAGCGCACCGCCACCGGCTTGCCAAAAGCAAAATGCCGCACCATAAAAAGCACTTCTTTTGCCGCGGCGCGGGTATGGGTTTGCGCGTCCGAATAATCCAGCTGCAAATGCTGCACTGTCAGTTGCCCCAGCGTAATATCCAGCGGCACTTGGAAAGATTCCGTTTTCTCCGCCGCGGCGGCAGGCGCCGAAGTAACCATGCTCTGCCAGTTAAACGTGCCGTCCGCCAAGCGTTCCAGATGTATTTGCGCTCCGTTGACGGTCAACGAGCGAACTTTAAAATCGCCGCGCAGCAAATATAACAAATCCGCCCGCAGCCGCACGCGATCCAAGGATAAAAAAGTACCGTTTTTAAATCCGCCCGCTTCGGAAATTTCCAACCCGTCCAGTTTTACCCCCATAAAACTGGCGGACATTTTTTCCAGCCGTACTTCCCGGTTTAAAAGAGCCGCGGCTTTTTCCACCGTCCACCCGCGCGTCCAGTCCCAGCCGGAACCCCAGCGCAGCATCAAATCGGCCCCAAAAAATAAAATAAGCGCGCTTACCGCCGCCAAGGCGGCACGTCTAAGCCATTTTTTCATTTTCTTCTTTCTTCCTGATACTGTATTTGCACCCGCAGTATTCCTGCTTATACAGGTGCAGTTCTTCAATTAACGCCCGGCGCAGCTCTTCCAAGCCGCCTTTGCGCCAGTTGACCGCCACATACGGTTTTCCCACGTGCATCCACGCCCAGCGGGCGGCGTCGTTTACTTGGTCTAAATCTTTGTAGCGCGATACGCCCAATACGGAGGCAAACGCATCAAACTTATGCTCCCTGGCATATTCGGCCGCCCGTTTAAGCCGCAGGGCAAAACACGCCCAGCAGCGCTTGCCGCGCTCCGGTTCGTTTTCCAGTCCTTTTACGCATTCGTTCCAGACTTCCGGCTCGTAAGGCAGTTCGGCAAATTTCACGCCCAACGCCGCACAGGCGCGTTTTTGTTCATCGCGGCGTTTTTCGTACTCGGCAGTGGGGTAAATGTTGGGGTTGTAAAACAGCACCGTAACATCCACGCCGTCTTGCGACAGTTTTTTCATCACCGCGCACGAACACGGCGCACAGCAGGATAACACAAGCAGTTTAGCGGGTAGTTGCATATATATAGTGTAGCAAAAGCGATACGGCAGGCGCATTTTTTGCAACGCTTAAAAAGGATTATTCTCCCATAAAAAAGGGCGGATATGCTCCGCCCTTTTTGTAAATCCAAAATGCTTACCAATTTTTATGCCGCCAGTACATCATCACCAGCCACACCAAAATCAAACAAATCCCGATGAGCATCCAAAACGCGTCCGGATGGTCGGAAAGCGGCAGGGTTACGTTCATCCCGTAAGCGCTGACCACCAAGGTGGGCACCATCATCCAAACGGTAATGACGTTTAATTTTTTAATCAGCTGGTTCAAATTGTTGTTTACAATGGAAGCGCGCGCATCCAGCAGCTGCGCCAAAATGTTGGAATAGATATCGGCCTGGGTTTTGCATTGCATATTTTCCACGATAATATCATCCAGCATTTCTTCGTCTTTTTCGTCAAACCCGATCCGGGCCGAAAGGTTGCGCGCTTTTTCAAACACAAATCCGTTGGAGGTAATGGCCTCGGCATAATACACCAAGCTTTTTACCAAGCTAAACAGGTTGAGCAGGTACGTATTATCCATAGACTCGGTGATTTTATCTTCAATTTCCTCGGAAATCATATGGATAATGCGCAAGTGTTCCACATAATGCGAAATGGAATTGTAAACGAGTTTCAGAAACACTTCTTTAATGGAAGAAACCGTATGAAAACGCTTGCCGACAAACAGCGGAATGTCTTCCGCCAGCACCACAATCAGTTTTTCTTCAAACAGGAACATTCCCACCGAAGCCACTTTAAATTCCAGCTGGTCTTTGCCGGAATAATTTTTCGGCCGTTTGTAAATCATCACGATATGTTCCGGCTCAAATTCCAAGCGGGGCAGCTCGTCCGGGTCGAGGGCGGAGGCCAGGGTATGCTCGTCAATTTGGCAGGTTTCCACCAAATAGCGCTGTTCTTCCACCGACGGATTGGTATAGACATACACCTGGGCAACGTCGCCGGTGGTTTCCGTCAGTTTTTTCTCTATAATTTGATATTTTTTCAGCATACTGTCTTCCTGTTTGGCAAGCTATATTTAAATGATACCACCTAACAGCGCCCTTGTAAAGCTTTTTACCGTCTTAATCTTGGGCGGCGCTGCGGGCGGCCTGCAGTTCTAGAGCCAGATAGGTTTTCGTTTCTTCAAACACTTCTTTGCGAAGCAGCCACAACGACAAAATGTTGGGGATGCACATCACGGCAATGGCCGTGTCCGCCAGTTCCCACACCAGTTTAGGGCTTAAAAACCCGCCCACACACATTACCGCCAGCCACAGCCAATACACGGGTTTCTCCACATTTACCCCCAGGCAAAACTGCACCGACTTGGCGGTGTAATAGCTCCACCCCACCAAGGTGGAAAAAGCAAATAACGAAAGCGAAATTAACAACAGCACCGAACCGCCGGGCAACGTGGAAAAAGCATTTTCCGCCAATTGCGCGCCAAACAAAGAGCCCGCACTCCAATCCCCCGCGATTACCACCGCCACGCCCGAAAGCAGACAAATAACCAAGGTGTCCCAAAACACGGTGGTGGCGGAAATTAAGCCCTGCCGCACCGGGTTGGGCGTTTGCGCCGCGGCGGCGGCAATGGCACCGCTTCCGCTGCCGGCTTCGTTGGAAAGCACCCCGCGCGCCACCCCGTAGCGCACGGCTTCTTTAAGCGTAATGCCGATCGCGCCGCCTAATACGGCGGTACCGCTGAAAGCACTTTTAAAAATACACGCAATCGCCCACGGCAACTTATCAACGTGGGTAATAATCACGGCGACGCACGACACGATATATACCACTGCCATGACCGGCACCAGCCATTTGCAAAACGCGGCAATTTTGCGAACGCCGCCCAAGATGACGGCCCCCGTCAGCCCAATAAGAATAAGCGTCGTGATAAAAGACGGCGCCTTAAAAACGGAATCATAAATGGCGACCAACGAATTGGTTTGAATTAGAGCGTCTGCAAACCCCATCAGCGCCGTGGCAATGGCAAACACAGCGGCCGTTTTCTTCATCTGAAGCCCTTTTTTAAGCACATACATTGGGCCGCCTACATATTCCCCCGCTTCGTTTTTTTCGCGGTATTTTACGGCCAACACCGATTCGGCATACTTGGTGGCCATGGCAAAAAAAGCGGAAAGCATCATCCAAAACAACGCCCCCGGCCCCCCGGTGGATACGGCCGCCGCCACCCCCACAATGTTGCCGGTGCCCACCATGGCCGCCAACGCGATGACCAACGCGCCAAAACTGCTTACGGCGCCGGCCGCGTTGCTTTTTTTAAGAGAAAGAGAAATGGCCTGCAACAGATGTTTTTGGATAAATTTTAATTTCCACGTAAAATACACGCTGATGCCCACAATCAGCACCAACATCGGCGCGCCCCATAAAACGGCGTTAAATTTCACTACGGCCTGCGTAAACATTTCCATAACAGTCTGTTCCATTTGGTTCCTTCTTTTTGTATAGTATTAGTTGCAGTGCAAACACAATTTGTAAATTTTACCAAAATATGACTCTTCTATTCCCGAAAAACAAAAAACCTTCTTTAAAAGAAATTTCCACGCCCGCCGGCTATGTGCGGCATGTGGCGGCGGGGCTGAAATTGCCGTCTAAAGCGATTTTATGCCCCATTTCTTCCCTCACGCGCTATGTAGAAAGCCAAGCCAAATACAAAAAATACAATTGCGAGGCAGACATCTACGCCTTAAGCACGGAAGATTTGTGCTACGTTACCAACTTCGGCTCCGGCGCCCCGGGCATGACGATGGCCTTGGAAGTGCTTATCGCTTTGGGCGTAAAAGAATTTGTGTTCATCGGTCTTGCGGGGTCGCTTCAGGAAGAAGTGGAACCGGCGGATATCGTCCTGTGCCAGGAAGCCCTGTGCGATGACGGCACCTCCCCCTGCTATACTGCGCGCGAAACCAGCAAACCCAACAAAACCTTGTTTGCAAAACTAGCCAAAGCGCTGCGGGCGGCCGGGAAAAATTTCCATATCGGCCGCAACTGGACGACGGACGCCATCTTCCGTGAGACCAAAGAAGAAGTGAAACACTACCAAAAGCAGGACGTGCTGACGGTGGAAATGGAAACGGCGGCTTTTTACGCCGTATGCGCCAAACGCAAAGCCAAAGGAGCGGCGGCTTTTGTGGTAAGCGATAAATTAGACCGCCTTAAATGGGAACCGCACTTTGGAGAAAAGCCTATTTTCCGCGCCTTGGAAACGGTATTTGACGCGGCGCGCAAAGCCCTTCAATAAAATACGTCCGATTCCTCTGATAAAAACCCCCGGTTTAACCGGGGGTTTTTTATGCTGCAAAAGTTCTTCGTTCGCGGCCGCTTTTTAAGCCCTTAGTAGTGGGTGCGCTCCAAATCTTCGGGCAGCGGGTCAATGGCTTTTAAGCGGCTCCAAAATTCGTCAATCGTTTGAATGCGTTCTTTGGGGTCTTCTTTCAGCGCATCTTCCAAGAGGCCGTCCACCGCCGGCGGGATATTGGGCGCCAGTTTGGACGCCGGAACAATTTTCTTTTTGGCAATATCAAAGCCTTTCACCGTCCACGGCACTTGCCCGACCAACGCTTCATACAAGCACAGCGCCAGCGAATATACGTCCGACTGTTTGCGCATAAATCCTTTTTGCTGTTCGGGCGCCATATAAGCGGGCGTGCCGGCCACGGTGCGGGCGCCGGTTTCGTGGTCTACCGATTTTTTGGCCACGCCAAAATCCATGACTTTGGCCTTATCGTCATCAAAAATCATAATGTTGCCCGGCTTCAAATCGCAGTGGATAATATCCTGTGAGTGGGCGTACTGCAGGCCGCGGCAGACATATTCAAAAATCCGTTTTGCCTTGGAAAACGGCAGCCGTCCGTCAATATCCAGCCGGGTTTCCAACGTTTGCCCGTCCACATATTCAAACACCAGATATAAGGAACTTTCGGACTCGATTACCGTGTAAATTTCCACAATGCACGGGTGGCGCAAGAGGGCCACCATCCGCGCCTCGGATAAAAACTGCTCCCGCACATAAGAACTGCGCACCAACTCCGGCCGCACGCGCTTGATAGCCACTTTGCGTTTGAGCACTTTGTCATAGGCTTCATACACTTTTCCCATGCCGCCTTCGCCTATTTGGCGGATAAAGTCGTACTGTTCTTTTACTTCCACTTCCCGGCGGGAAAAGGCGTTTCGCGGCTGGCGGAACACATCTTCATACCGCCAGTACACAAACAACAATACGGCAATAAACACCGCCACAAAATACAGCACAATCCAGCGCGGGGTAGATTTTTTGACAGCTTTTTGCGCCGGGTCAGCCGTCGTCTTGACGGCGGAAGTCTTTGCATTCAGTTCATCTTGCAGTTTTTGCGCCAAGCGGGAAGAAGGATTCAGCTTTAAGGCGGTTTCCACATCTATCCGGGCGCGCTCGTAATCTTTCAAATGCAAATAGGCGCCGCCGCGCAAAATATAGGCGCGGGAATCCTGCGGGGCTACGGCAATTGCCTGCCCGGCGGAATAAATCACGTCGTCATATCTTCCGAGTCCGTCGTAGGCAATGGCCAAAAGCAAATGGAAACGGTTGTCTAAAAAGTTTTTGGCGGTCAGTTCATTAATGCGGCGAATCACCTCATTAAAGCGCCGTTCTTTAAGCTGTTTATTTAAGGAAGCAATTTCGGTGTTGCGGGCTTGTTGGTTAAAAACTTTTGTTTGGACAGACGTATTGGTTTGGGAAGAAAAATTCCCCCCCACAATCAGCGGTGCATTTTGCGTAGCCGGAGCCGCCCAAAGCGCTGCTCCCCACAGCAAAACGCCAACCAGTAAAAGAATGCCCTTTTTAAACATAAGCATATTCTAGCACAAAGAAAGGGTTTTGTTCCAACCCTGTAGAATTACTATAATAAGGATTATGAAAAAACAACCCATCGGCGTGTTTGATTCGGGCCTGGGCGGGCTGACCATTTTAAACGCCCTGCACCGCGAACTGCCGCATGAAGATTTGATTTATTTCGGCGATACCGCCAACGTGCCCTACGGCTCCAAATCCAAAGCCGCGGTAACTAAATTTTCCTTGGCGATTGCCCGTTTTTTGGAAAGTTTGGGAGTCAAGCTGATTGTTGTGGCCTGCAATACCGCCTCGGCCCAAGCGCTGGCGGAACTGCGGCGGCGCATTTCCGTACCGGTCATGGGCGTCATTGAACCCGGCGCCGAAAGAGCCGCCCAAACCTCCCGCAACGGGCGCATTGCCGTATTGGGGACGGAAGGCACCGTAAAAAGCAACGCCTACCCTAAAGCCATTTTAAAGCGCAGCCCCCAAGCGCGTATCATTCAACAGGCCTGCCCGCTGTTTGTGCCGCTGGTGGAAGAAAACTGGGGCAAAAAACCCGCGGCCGAACTGATTGCGCGGGAATACATGGCCCGCGTGCAAAAAAGCGGGGCAGACACCGTGATTTTAGGCTGCACCCATTACCCCATATTAAAACCGGTGCTTCGCAAAATTTTGGGCAAACACGTAACGCTTGTAGACTCGGCCGATACGCTGGCCCAGGCCGCCCGCGCGTTTTTAACGGCCCGCGGCCAAGCCGCCGCACAAGGCAAAGGGTGCGTGCGCCTCTACGCCAGCGACGACCCGGCCCGTTTTAAACGCCTGGCCGGCTATTTGCTGCCGGGCAAAATAGGAGCCGTACGGCTTAAAAAACTGGATTTATGAATATATATGCAGACAATCGGATGCTTTCTTTAGGGCTGGTGGGCGGCACGGTCTCGCGCCATGCCGGCAATATGCGCACGGCGGACGCGCAGGCGGCCGTATACCAGCAATTAAATATACCGGCCAAGCAAATTTTGCACTTTCATCAAACCCACAGCGACCGCATCATCCGCATCGCTTCCGATGCGGACGCGTTGGCCTTTCAAAACCAGCCCGAACAAGAAGCCGATGCGTGGCTTTTTTCCTGCGGGGGCTGGGGCGCGGCCATTTTAACGGCGGACTGCGTGCCGCTGTTTTTATGGGACGAAACCGCTTCCGTCTTTGCCCTGGCGCACTGCGGCTGGCGCGGGGTGGTGGGGCAGCTGCCCTACAAAACCGCCCGAGCAATGAAGGACGCCGGCGCCCAAGGCACTCTTTACGGCTGGCTGGGGCCGCATATTCAAAGCTGCTGTTTTGAAGTGCAGCAAGACGTGGCTGCCCAGTTCTCGGCCCAGAGCGTTATTCATAAGGACGGCAAAATTTTTGTCAATTTAAATACGGAAATTTTGCTCCAGCTGCAGCTGGCGGGCCTCAACGCGGCGGACGTCAAAACGCCTTACTATTGCACGTGCGGGGATAAAGAAAATTTCTTTTCCTGGCGGCGCGACCACGTAAAAGACAGTTTGCTTTCGTTTATTTACAAGCCGTAAAAAAGCCCCGGTTTAACCGGGGCTTTTCAATTTATGGTTCCGTGGGCGGATTTTCAGCCGCAGGAGCGGCCCCTTGCTCCGGCTGTGCGGGAGCAGGCGCACCCGTGCCTTGCGCGTGGCGGAAAAACATCGCTTTTCCCAGCCATTGAAGTCCGCCTTTTTCAATCCGAAAAGACATCAAATTGGAAAGCACTACGCTAAAAAAGATGACCGCATAAATCACATCTTGAATAACGGCGCCTTCCTGCGGCAGCTGCGAAGCAATCATCGCCGCCAACACCGCGCTGACCAATCCGTTGGGGCACATGGCCGTAATCACGGAACAATCCGAACGGGTAATTTTTTTAGACACGCAATAATTTACCACCGGCGCCCGGAACACCAGCTTGGCCAGCGCCAGTAACAGGCCAATAGCGAGCAAATCCATCCGCCCCAGCCGAATGCAAATGCCCATATAGACAAAAAACAGCGTTTTAAAGATAAATTCAATCTCGTCAAAAAAGTCCTTTTCCCCGCTGTTTAAAGACAGCAGCCGGCGGTAATCCAGCTTAGGCAGCCACAGCCGTTTAATAAGCCGTATGTTCCCCGCCACCACGCCAAAGGCCAGGGTGGCTATGGCGCCGTCTCCGCCGATAAGCCCGCTTACGCTGTACACCAACAGCACAAAGGCAAACGTCAGCGAAATGGCGTTTTCCAGCCGGCGCACCCGGTTTAAAATACTCATCCAAAAGAATCCCGCCGCCAGCGCAAACACTATACCGATGCCAAACGATTTGATAATCCCCGCCGCCAGCGCGCCGGCAGACACCGTCCCCCCGCGCGACGCCGCCGACAACAATGCCAACGCCAGCACAATGGAGTAGACGCCCGTCAGATTGGCTTCCAGGAAAAGAATGGTTTTGGTGGTTTTGGACACTTTCAGCTTGGCCAGCATGGGGGTAATGATGGCGGTGGAGTTATCGGCCACAATGGCGCCGATAATCAGCGCGTAAATTTGCGGAATGCCCAGCGTCCATTGGGTAATAAACGCGATTAAGGCCGTAATTAATAGAAAGCACACCGTGGTCAGCAATAACCCCTGCCCCACGGCACCGCGCAAAGACAAAATGCGAAAATCCAGCCCGCTTTTAAACAGCACCACAATAAGGGCCAGCGTGGTAAAAATCTGGCCGGCTTCCCCGAACGAGGCCGGGCTGACCACGTGCAAAATGGGCCCCATTAAAATGCCCAAAATCATCAGCGGCAGCACATCCGGCAGGCGCGTTTTTTCAAACAGGGACGAAAAAATATGTCCTAAAAACAGGAGTACCCCGATAAATAAGATGGCGTAGGTCATATAAAAATTATACGAAAAAGGGCTCTTGCGCGGGGGAAGAATATTTATTTAAATATGCTTATGGAACACAATGCAAAAATTTTATTGGCGGACGATTCCCACGCCATCCGTTTTTTAGTGTCCGAAATCCTGACCAACGCCGGCTTTACCGTTATTGAAGCCGAAGACGGGCAGGAAGCCATTGAAAAAACCTATAAAGAAAACCCCGACCTGCTGATTTTGGACTATGAAATGCCCAAAAAGACAGGTTTTGAAGTCGTGCGCGAAGTGCGAAGCCGCACCGGCTACCTGCACACGCCGATTATTATTTTCACGGCGGTAACCGAAAAATCCACCAAGCTGGAAGGCTTGGGATTGGATATTGACGACTATTTAACCAAACCCGCCGACGAAGACGAAATCGTCGCCCGCGTGAAACTGCTTTTAAAGCGCAACAAACAAAAAATGGACTGCAACCCCTTAACCC
The window above is part of the Elusimicrobium sp. An273 genome. Proteins encoded here:
- a CDS encoding AsmA family protein; the protein is MKKWLRRAALAAVSALILFFGADLMLRWGSGWDWTRGWTVEKAAALLNREVRLEKMSASFMGVKLDGLEISEAGGFKNGTFLSLDRVRLRADLLYLLRGDFKVRSLTVNGAQIHLERLADGTFNWQSMVTSAPAAAAEKTESFQVPLDITLGQLTVQHLQLDYSDAQTHTRAAAKEVLFMVRHFAFGKPVAVRFRSTLLYEKDGQVFTLPAELKAEVLLKDLNLANASVNITDFSAQYQDAQLQLQLQADSLVQPAVAAKVQLQNLSAQALADLLPQVPPFAISQAEVNTRFRLTPAEQQLAVTDFDFSMPGVQAQFAGNVRYGDKPAYEVDSSFEIDAAQAAALFPPWEKQYRPSGLLKGTGSWNKEGAQAQLALEDGSVQIEHMGKFTGVTLAFSAQENAAFTQGSAKGTFNGKLNGEKFEGKLDVTQQPQQIDADLQLRAGRVALPPMAAAVEPPQTPDGFVADTQLVAAPEEAWPLPPVNIRADIQVASLDAPYVYGTDLVFRSDLTGVTPDLKQTHGDLTLSMGSGEIKDLYRLTNANAVTKVLFLSINIVGKVFNSMNVFAVLDGLGSGLLNVMGAGEPEEEGEADLVVKTVTGPDGQPMQIMVPYTDRKIDGRLAYDKFATSVQFTQGVADVHGGTFVSDMVSFTLDGKTDFNTGELDMTVQAAPGKHEEDGIMPLTVKVGGTVSEPKGSMSLIGSVSSLLTQGINNNFASRSVKKGIGGLFGLFKKKPAPQQTTAVTAAEPETAAQEQAASEQTPETTEAPETPEATD
- a CDS encoding epoxyqueuosine reductase QueH → MQLPAKLLVLSCCAPCSCAVMKKLSQDGVDVTVLFYNPNIYPTAEYEKRRDEQKRACAALGVKFAELPYEPEVWNECVKGLENEPERGKRCWACFALRLKRAAEYAREHKFDAFASVLGVSRYKDLDQVNDAARWAWMHVGKPYVAVNWRKGGLEELRRALIEELHLYKQEYCGCKYSIRKKEENEKMA
- a CDS encoding magnesium transporter CorA family protein; this encodes MLKKYQIIEKKLTETTGDVAQVYVYTNPSVEEQRYLVETCQIDEHTLASALDPDELPRLEFEPEHIVMIYKRPKNYSGKDQLEFKVASVGMFLFEEKLIVVLAEDIPLFVGKRFHTVSSIKEVFLKLVYNSISHYVEHLRIIHMISEEIEDKITESMDNTYLLNLFSLVKSLVYYAEAITSNGFVFEKARNLSARIGFDEKDEEMLDDIIVENMQCKTQADIYSNILAQLLDARASIVNNNLNQLIKKLNVITVWMMVPTLVVSAYGMNVTLPLSDHPDAFWMLIGICLILVWLVMMYWRHKNW
- a CDS encoding alanine/glycine:cation symporter family protein translates to MEQTVMEMFTQAVVKFNAVLWGAPMLVLIVGISVYFTWKLKFIQKHLLQAISLSLKKSNAAGAVSSFGALVIALAAMVGTGNIVGVAAAVSTGGPGALFWMMLSAFFAMATKYAESVLAVKYREKNEAGEYVGGPMYVLKKGLQMKKTAAVFAIATALMGFADALIQTNSLVAIYDSVFKAPSFITTLILIGLTGAVILGGVRKIAAFCKWLVPVMAVVYIVSCVAVIITHVDKLPWAIACIFKSAFSGTAVLGGAIGITLKEAVRYGVARGVLSNEAGSGSGAIAAAAAQTPNPVRQGLISATTVFWDTLVICLLSGVAVVIAGDWSAGSLFGAQLAENAFSTLPGGSVLLLISLSLFAFSTLVGWSYYTAKSVQFCLGVNVEKPVYWLWLAVMCVGGFLSPKLVWELADTAIAVMCIPNILSLWLLRKEVFEETKTYLALELQAARSAAQD
- a CDS encoding protein kinase domain-containing protein → MFKKGILLLVGVLLWGAALWAAPATQNAPLIVGGNFSSQTNTSVQTKVFNQQARNTEIASLNKQLKERRFNEVIRRINELTAKNFLDNRFHLLLAIAYDGLGRYDDVIYSAGQAIAVAPQDSRAYILRGGAYLHLKDYERARIDVETALKLNPSSRLAQKLQDELNAKTSAVKTTADPAQKAVKKSTPRWIVLYFVAVFIAVLLFVYWRYEDVFRQPRNAFSRREVEVKEQYDFIRQIGEGGMGKVYEAYDKVLKRKVAIKRVRPELVRSSYVREQFLSEARMVALLRHPCIVEIYTVIESESSLYLVFEYVDGQTLETRLDIDGRLPFSKAKRIFEYVCRGLQYAHSQDIIHCDLKPGNIMIFDDDKAKVMDFGVAKKSVDHETGARTVAGTPAYMAPEQQKGFMRKQSDVYSLALCLYEALVGQVPWTVKGFDIAKKKIVPASKLAPNIPPAVDGLLEDALKEDPKERIQTIDEFWSRLKAIDPLPEDLERTHY
- the murI gene encoding glutamate racemase, which translates into the protein MKKQPIGVFDSGLGGLTILNALHRELPHEDLIYFGDTANVPYGSKSKAAVTKFSLAIARFLESLGVKLIVVACNTASAQALAELRRRISVPVMGVIEPGAERAAQTSRNGRIAVLGTEGTVKSNAYPKAILKRSPQARIIQQACPLFVPLVEENWGKKPAAELIAREYMARVQKSGADTVILGCTHYPILKPVLRKILGKHVTLVDSADTLAQAARAFLTARGQAAAQGKGCVRLYASDDPARFKRLAGYLLPGKIGAVRLKKLDL
- a CDS encoding polyphenol oxidase family protein — translated: MNIYADNRMLSLGLVGGTVSRHAGNMRTADAQAAVYQQLNIPAKQILHFHQTHSDRIIRIASDADALAFQNQPEQEADAWLFSCGGWGAAILTADCVPLFLWDETASVFALAHCGWRGVVGQLPYKTARAMKDAGAQGTLYGWLGPHIQSCCFEVQQDVAAQFSAQSVIHKDGKIFVNLNTEILLQLQLAGLNAADVKTPYYCTCGDKENFFSWRRDHVKDSLLSFIYKP
- a CDS encoding cation:proton antiporter, giving the protein MTYAILFIGVLLFLGHIFSSLFEKTRLPDVLPLMILGILMGPILHVVSPASFGEAGQIFTTLALIVVLFKSGLDFRILSLRGAVGQGLLLTTVCFLLITALIAFITQWTLGIPQIYALIIGAIVADNSTAIITPMLAKLKVSKTTKTILFLEANLTGVYSIVLALALLSAASRGGTVSAGALAAGIIKSFGIGIVFALAAGFFWMSILNRVRRLENAISLTFAFVLLVYSVSGLIGGDGAIATLAFGVVAGNIRLIKRLWLPKLDYRRLLSLNSGEKDFFDEIEFIFKTLFFVYMGICIRLGRMDLLAIGLLLALAKLVFRAPVVNYCVSKKITRSDCSVITAMCPNGLVSAVLAAMIASQLPQEGAVIQDVIYAVIFFSVVLSNLMSFRIEKGGLQWLGKAMFFRHAQGTGAPAPAQPEQGAAPAAENPPTEP